The Anaerolineae bacterium region CAGCGGTTCGCCGGTGTGCAGGGCCACAGCCGTGCCGATGGGCAGCGCTGCGTAGGGCAGGGCGGCCAGGCGGTCGTAGGTCAGGGGGCGCAGCAGGTCGGCGTAGGCGGCGGCCACCTGAGCCAGCAGGTCGGGGAAGGAAGCCAGCAGGCGCAGGTCGAGGTAAATCGGGGATTGGAGGCCGGACTTGAGGGTGAAGGTGCCAAAGCGCACGCAGCCGGTGGTCACCAGCGCGCGGGCGATCTCTCGCTGGAGGTTGGGGAGGGACAGGGGGGAGGCTTCCCTCTCCTCTCCCCCCTGTCTCTCCTTTCCCCTTTCCCTTGGGGGGAGAGGAGAGGGGGGACTGGAGGGGGGCGGGGTGAGAGGATGCAGCGCGCGGGCGGTGGCCTCGGCCAGTTGTTGGGCCGCGGTGCTCGGGTCGGCGGCGCGGCTGATGCCCCGCGAAACGGCGATGAGCATCCCCAGGCCGTCGGCTCGGAGGCCTGAGGCTAGCGCCGAGGCCAGGTTTCCTCCCTGGGCCCCCACCCCCGGCGCCAGGAACCACAGGTCGGGGGCGGCTTCCCGCACCTGGCGCAACGCTTCGGGATGGGTGGCACCGACCACCAGCCCCAGGTTGCCGTGCCTGTTCCATTGCTGCGCGAAGCGGGCCACGCGCAGGAAGAGGGGCTGCCCGCCTTCTTCGGTAACGCTCACATCCTGCAGGTCGGCGCTGCCGGGGTTCGAGGTCTTGCAAAGCAGGAAAACGCCCCGCGCGGGGTCTTCCAGGAAAGGCGCCACCGCGTCGTGGCCCAGATAAGGGTTCACCGTGAGGGCGTCGGCACCCAGGCCGTGAAAGACGGCCCGGGCATAGGCGCGGGCCGTGGAGGCGATGTCGCCCCGTTTGGCGTCCAGGATGACCGGGGCGCCGGTGGCCTGGGCCGCGGCGATCACCTGGCGTAGGGCTTCCCACCCTGGGGCGCCGTAGATTTCAAAAAAGGCCGCGTTGGGCTTGAAAGCCAGGGCGTACGGGGCCGTGGCCTCGATGAGCCGGAGGCAGAACGCCTGCGCAGCCTGAGCCGAAGGTTCGGGCAAGTCTTCGAGGTGTGGGTCGAGCCCTACGCACAGCAGCGTGCCGCGTTCTCTGGCGCGGGCTTCCAGACGGGCGAAGAAACTTTCCATGAGACTCCTCGAATAGACCACGGATGACGTGGATGGGACGGATAAGCACGGATTTTTGGGGTTACTTTAGTGACCTTGTCCTCAACCAGCAAATCGGCAAAGTATTCCCCTACCACCTGCCCGGCATAATAGACTTTGATGGGAACCTGTTGGTGCACCCGGAGACCGCGGCGACGCAATTCCAGAAGCAGGGCGTTCTCGTAGATCTTTTCCAGAAAGCTGTATCCGAGGGTGTTGTAGACCGTATAAAACGCCTTGAGGATGACTTCGGTCAGGTCTGTGTGCAGCAGATTGCTTTTGCCCATATGTCCATTTTACCTGTATCCGCGTTCATCCGCTGCATTCGTATTCCATCCGCGGTCTGTGGTCATGCTTTGCCCAGGACCATGGCCAGGAGGGCCATGCGCACATACAAGCCGTATTCCATCTGGCGGAAGTAGGCCGCGCGGGGGTCGGCGTCCACTTCCATGCTGATTTCGCCCACGCGCGGGAAGGGATGCATAAGGATCATCCGCTCCTTGGCCAGGGCCATGGTTTCGGGGGTGATGATGTACGCCCCTTTCACCTGCTCGTACTCGGAGAGGTTCTCAAAACGTTCTTTCTGGACACGGGTCACGTACAGCACATCGGTTTCGGCCAAAACCGGATCCAGGGTCTCATGCTCCGCCTGGGGGATGCCCTTCTCTTCCAGTTCAGCGATGATCTCCCGTGGCATCTGCAGAATATTGGGGGAAACGTAATTGAGGCGCACATCGTAGAGGGAGAGCAAGCGGGCCAGGGAGTGCACAGTGCGCCCGTACTTCAGGTCGCCCAGCATGGTGACCGTCAGGCCGTCCACCTGGCCCAACTCTTCGCGGATGGTGAACAGGTCGAGCAGCGCCTGGGTGGGGTGCTCGCCCACGCCGTCGCCGGCGTTGATGATGGGCTTGCGGGCGTATTGGGCGGCCAGGGCCGCGGCGCCCTTTTGCGGATGGCGCAGCACGATGACATCGGCGTAGGCTTCTAAGGTGCGCACCGTGTCGGGCAGGGATTCGCCTTTAGCAACGGAGGAGTAGCGCACCTCGTTGATGGGGATCACGCTGCCGCCCAGGCGCTCCATGGCCGCGGTGAACGAGGACGCAGTGCGGGTGGAGGGCTCGTAGAACAGGTTGGCGAGGATTTTGCCCTTGAGCAGGTCAAAGGAGCCGACGCGCATCACCATTTCGCGCATCTCGTGGGCCACCTCGAAGATGTAGGTCAGGTCGTCGCGGCTGAATTGCTTGACCGAGATGATGTGCTTGCCGTAAAAGGGAGCGTCGCGGCGGTCGCCGAAAGGTAGGTGGCGGCTGGTATGTGGTTTTGGGGGTGTGAATTTGGACATCTTTTACCTCCTTGCTTCACAAGTTGGGCGGATGCCTCAAACGGAGCGCAGGTCGCGGCCTGTGCCCGGTGGAGCCAAAACCTGACCATCGCGGAAGACCTCTTGCCCCCGCAGCACCACTCGTCGCACACGGCCCCATACCCGCATCCCGGCGAAGGGCGACCAGTCGGCGCGGGTGAGCCAGCCATGTAATGGGATTTCCCAGGATGCGTCGGGGTCCACCTCGATCCAGGTGTCCGGCTGGGCGGGCAGGCCGAAGATGCGGCGCGGGTTGGTGGACATGCGGAGGACAAGATCTTCCAGGGTAAGCCGCCCTTCGCGGACGGCGGTGAGCCACAGGGGCAGGGCTGTTTCCAGGCCGGGGAACCCCGGAGGCGGATGAGGTCCGTCCTTCTCATGGAGCGTGTGCGGGGCGTGATCCGTGGCAAAGCAGTCGATGACTTCCAAGTTGTCCCATAACGCCTGGCGGTCGGCCGGGGAGGCCAGCCTGGGCCGCACCTCGCTGCGTCCGGGACCAAGGGCAGCGGCGTCGTCCTCGGTGAGGAAGAGGTGATGGGGGGTGACCTCGCAGGTCACCGGCAGGCCGCGCTCTTTGGCCGCCCGGATGAGCAAAATCTCTTCTTTGCGGGAGACATGGGCGATATGCACCGGCCGGTTGTAAAGGGCGGCGAAGAGAAGGGCCGCGGCTAAGGTGTGCCCCTCGGCGTGCACCACCAGCGGCGCCCGGCGGGGCCAGTGGACGAAGTGAGCGTGCCAGGCGGTCATCTCGGCCAGGCGCAACGGGCCGTAGGTAGCGTTGAGGTACATCTTCAGCCCGGCGGCGCGGGCGGCCAGGGGGGCGAGACGCGCCGCGTTGTCCGCGGTGGCGCCCAGATACTGGGCGTAGTCGCAGCGGGCCCGGGCGCGGGCGGCTTCCAGGGCCAGGCGCAGCGTGGCCTCGTCGGTCACGGGGGGCTGGGTGTTGGGCATGGCCAGGATGACAGTGAAGCCGCCGGCCAGGGCCGCGGCCGTGACCGTGCTCCAGTCCTCTTTGTGGGGCGCCCCAGGGTCGCGGGTGTGCACATGGGGGTCGATCAGTCCGGGGAGTTGCATCTTTTCCTCCGCGTGGAGACACAAAAAAAGCCGC contains the following coding sequences:
- the pyrF gene encoding orotidine-5'-phosphate decarboxylase, encoding MESFFARLEARARERGTLLCVGLDPHLEDLPEPSAQAAQAFCLRLIEATAPYALAFKPNAAFFEIYGAPGWEALRQVIAAAQATGAPVILDAKRGDIASTARAYARAVFHGLGADALTVNPYLGHDAVAPFLEDPARGVFLLCKTSNPGSADLQDVSVTEEGGQPLFLRVARFAQQWNRHGNLGLVVGATHPEALRQVREAAPDLWFLAPGVGAQGGNLASALASGLRADGLGMLIAVSRGISRAADPSTAAQQLAEATARALHPLTPPPSSPPSPLPPRERGKERQGGEEREASPLSLPNLQREIARALVTTGCVRFGTFTLKSGLQSPIYLDLRLLASFPDLLAQVAAAYADLLRPLTYDRLAALPYAALPIGTAVALHTGEPLIYPRKEVKAYGTRAAIEGLHRPGERVVLLDDLATTGGSKIEAAEKLRAAGLQVSEVVVLIDRQSGARAELAPHGLRLHAVFTLTELLDLWEAEELVPTEQLAAVRRWLAASRPNPGG
- a CDS encoding GxxExxY protein, with the protein product MGKSNLLHTDLTEVILKAFYTVYNTLGYSFLEKIYENALLLELRRRGLRVHQQVPIKVYYAGQVVGEYFADLLVEDKVTKVTPKIRAYPSHPRHPWSIRGVSWKVSSPVWKPAPENAARCCA
- the pyrB gene encoding aspartate carbamoyltransferase, encoding MSKFTPPKPHTSRHLPFGDRRDAPFYGKHIISVKQFSRDDLTYIFEVAHEMREMVMRVGSFDLLKGKILANLFYEPSTRTASSFTAAMERLGGSVIPINEVRYSSVAKGESLPDTVRTLEAYADVIVLRHPQKGAAALAAQYARKPIINAGDGVGEHPTQALLDLFTIREELGQVDGLTVTMLGDLKYGRTVHSLARLLSLYDVRLNYVSPNILQMPREIIAELEEKGIPQAEHETLDPVLAETDVLYVTRVQKERFENLSEYEQVKGAYIITPETMALAKERMILMHPFPRVGEISMEVDADPRAAYFRQMEYGLYVRMALLAMVLGKA
- a CDS encoding amidohydrolase family protein — protein: MQLPGLIDPHVHTRDPGAPHKEDWSTVTAAALAGGFTVILAMPNTQPPVTDEATLRLALEAARARARCDYAQYLGATADNAARLAPLAARAAGLKMYLNATYGPLRLAEMTAWHAHFVHWPRRAPLVVHAEGHTLAAALLFAALYNRPVHIAHVSRKEEILLIRAAKERGLPVTCEVTPHHLFLTEDDAAALGPGRSEVRPRLASPADRQALWDNLEVIDCFATDHAPHTLHEKDGPHPPPGFPGLETALPLWLTAVREGRLTLEDLVLRMSTNPRRIFGLPAQPDTWIEVDPDASWEIPLHGWLTRADWSPFAGMRVWGRVRRVVLRGQEVFRDGQVLAPPGTGRDLRSV